Proteins encoded by one window of Canis lupus dingo isolate Sandy chromosome 22, ASM325472v2, whole genome shotgun sequence:
- the TSC22D1 gene encoding TSC22 domain family protein 1 isoform X6 has protein sequence MKSQWCRPVAMDLGVYQLRHFSISFLSSLLGTENASVRLDNSSSGASVVAIDNKIEQAMDLVKSHLMYAVREEVEVLKEQIKELIEKNSQLEQENNLLKTLASPEQLAQFQAQLQTGSPPATTQPQGTTQPPAQPASQGSGPTA, from the exons ATGAAATCCCAATGGTGTAGACCAGTGGCGATGGATCTAGGAGTTTACCAACTGAgacatttttcaatttctttcttgtcATCCTTGCTGGGGACTGAAAACGCCTCTGTGAGACTTGACAATAG CTCCTCTGGTGCAAGTGTGGTAGCTATTGACAACAAAATCGAGCAAGCTATG GATCTGGTGAAAAGCCATTTGATGTATGCGGTTAGAGAGGAAGTGGAGGTCCTCAAAGAGCAAATCAAAGAACTAATAGAGAAAAATTCCCAGCTGGAGCAGGAAAACAATCTGCTGAAGACACTGGCCAGCCCCGAGCAGCTCGCCCAGTTTCAGGCCCAGCTGCAGACTGGCTCCCCGCCTGCCACCACACAGCCACAGGGGACCACGCAGCCCCCGGCCCAGCCAGCGTCCCAGGGCTCAGGACCAACCGCGTAG
- the TSC22D1 gene encoding TSC22 domain family protein 1 isoform X7: MDLVKSHLMYAVREEVEVLKEQIKELIEKNSQLEQENNLLKTLASPEQLAQFQAQLQTGSPPATTQPQGTTQPPAQPASQGSGPTA, from the exons ATG GATCTGGTGAAAAGCCATTTGATGTATGCGGTTAGAGAGGAAGTGGAGGTCCTCAAAGAGCAAATCAAAGAACTAATAGAGAAAAATTCCCAGCTGGAGCAGGAAAACAATCTGCTGAAGACACTGGCCAGCCCCGAGCAGCTCGCCCAGTTTCAGGCCCAGCTGCAGACTGGCTCCCCGCCTGCCACCACACAGCCACAGGGGACCACGCAGCCCCCGGCCCAGCCAGCGTCCCAGGGCTCAGGACCAACCGCGTAG
- the TSC22D1 gene encoding TSC22 domain family protein 1 isoform X5 codes for MLCRNWLQPVPREAVGAEGGGGRAWTSRAPGSRRRPGPGPEPGEWARGCPPSRPRAAEDAQALKKPDPLDLVKSHLMYAVREEVEVLKEQIKELIEKNSQLEQENNLLKTLASPEQLAQFQAQLQTGSPPATTQPQGTTQPPAQPASQGSGPTA; via the exons ATGCTCTGTAGGAACTGGCTGCAGCCGGTGCCGAGGGAGGCggtgggggcggagggcgggggagggcgggccTGGACATcccgggctcccggctcccgcCGCCGTCCAGGGCCCGGCCCGGAGCCCGGGGAGTGGGCGCGCGGGTGTCCGCCTTCCCGGCCCAGGGCCGCAGAGGACGCACAGGCTTTAAAAAAGCCCGATCCCCTC GATCTGGTGAAAAGCCATTTGATGTATGCGGTTAGAGAGGAAGTGGAGGTCCTCAAAGAGCAAATCAAAGAACTAATAGAGAAAAATTCCCAGCTGGAGCAGGAAAACAATCTGCTGAAGACACTGGCCAGCCCCGAGCAGCTCGCCCAGTTTCAGGCCCAGCTGCAGACTGGCTCCCCGCCTGCCACCACACAGCCACAGGGGACCACGCAGCCCCCGGCCCAGCCAGCGTCCCAGGGCTCAGGACCAACCGCGTAG